In Providencia alcalifaciens, the sequence GCAATTGATAAGTGTCTTCGCGGGCTGGGGCTAATCGCCGGATGTGCTTATGTCAGCCATTTGCTCTGTGATGCGACAACACCGCGCTCACTTCCTTTAATTGGCAAACTATAGGAGTTTTGAATGGTCGTTGAAGTCACGAGGCACATTAAGCGTCCTGTTGAGCGGGAGCTTTGGGCTCGCGCAGCTGCTCGTTGTCAGTTTAGCGGGTGTAATAAATTGTTATACAAATCAGCGGTGACCCAGGAATCGGTCAATGTCTCTCAAAATGCTCATATTTACGCATTTTCTGAGAATGGGCCTCGTGGTTGGGGACTCTTTAAAACCAAGCCAACCAGCTTGAATGACGTCAGCAACCTCATGTTGATGTGCTATGACTGTCACAAAAAAATTGACCAGAAAGGCAGCGAAGATAGGTATCCAGCCGATCTCTTGATTAGTTGGAAAATGCAGCATGAGCAACGTATAGAAATCCTCACAGGCATTGCTCCTGATCGCAAATCAAATGTTGTTTTATATGGTGCCAATATTGGAACTGAAAGATCACCGATTAATTATCACGGTTGTGTTGAGGCAATGTTTCCGAATTGGTATCCGGCAACTGAAAAGCCAGTGACACTATCCATGGTATCAGAGCTGAAGGATCACTCTGAACAATATTGGCAAGCAGAGTCGCAACACCTAACGAAGCGTTTTCAAAGTAAAATTTCATCGATCATCGAAGAGGATTCTTGTAAGCATTTTTCATTGTTCGCGTTAGCTCCTCAGCCATTGTTAATAAAACTTGGCGCTTTGCTTACCGACAAAATTGAGGTCGAGACTTATCAGCTGCATCGAGAGCCTAAAGGCTGGTTTTGGCAAGACTGTTCAGATGATTTTGAGTACATCATCAACAGACCTCAAAATATGGAGGGGAAGCCTGCCCTGGTACTTTCTTTGAGTGACCATGTGTCGCATGAGCGAATTACTCGGGTTGTAGGGCCAGATACATCGATTTGGGAAGTGACTATCAAGCACCCTCATAATGATTTCATGCAGTCAAAACAGCAGCTCTCTTTGTTCAGAAAGTGCATAAGAAAGCTGATTGTTGAAATCAAAAATACACACGGGGATGCCACGCCACTGCAAATATTTCCTGTGATGCCAGTATCGTGTGCCGTCGAATTAGGACGGGCCAGAATGCCTAAGGCTGATATGCCATGGCTTATTTATGACCACGACATAAAAACACAACAATTTGTAATGGCAGTCGAGCTTCGAGGAGACCTTCATGAGTAATACTAAAAGTAACGATGTTCTAAACACAATTCTGGAAAAAATTGAGCTACCAGAGAGTGCTTATGAAAAGGCTGAAAAACGCTATAAGGATCTAGGTGATTGGTTACATCGCCCAGAGTCAACATGCGTGAATTTTGATCCCCACGTGTTTTCTCAAGGGTCCTTTCGTTTAGGTACGGCGATTAGGCCCGATTCAGAAGAACAGTATGACCTAGACATGGGGTGCAATCTTCGGCGTGGCCTGGATAAAACGTCTATCACTCAAAAGCAACTAAAGCACCAAGTCGGTCATGAATTAGAGCTTTATCGAAACGCCAGAGGAATTAAGGAAGAGCTAGCCGAGAAGAAACGCTGTTGGCGCTTAGAGTATGCCGATGGTCTTAGCTTTCACATGGACATAGTTCCGTGTGTGCCAGAGAGTGATACAGGAAGAGGACTTTTGAAAAAGCGGATGGTCGAAAACTCTAAGTTTGATGAAAACTTGGCTCAAAACGTGTCTCAGCTTGCAGTTTCGATTACCGACAACACAGATTCCACTTATGCAGTTGTGAATGAAAACTGGCGTATCAGCAATCCTGAAGGATATGCTCGATGGTTTGAAACGCGCATGAAGACGGCACGGTTAGTGATAAACGAACGTGAAATGCGATTTAAAGCCAGTATAGATAGTCTGCCATATTATCAATGGAAGACACCCTTACAGCAGGTTATCCAATTATTGAAGCGTCATCGTGACACTATGTTTAAAAACAATGAGGATAGTAAGCCAATATCGGTAATCATCACTACATTGGCGGCTAAATCGTATAAAGGTGAAAGTGATTTGGCTTCAGCGTTGAATACGGTGCTCTCCGAGATGGATGACCATATTTCTGCACAAGCACCAATGATTCCGAACCCAGTCAACCCAGCCGAAGATTTTGCAGACAAGTGGTATGACGAAAAATCTGCTCAATACCGATTACAAGAAAACTTTTATAAATGGCTGTATCAAGCTAGAGCTGACTTTAGTGCGCTTTGCTCAAGTGATGATACGCAACGAATAGTAAATGCGGCGCAAAATGGTTTGGATTTGAAGCTTGATTCAAGTTCGGTAGCACGTCTATTGGGTATTCCTGCGGTGACAACAAAACCAACTTTCGCAATTCAATCATCTGATCCAAAGCCATGGTTTAAGCAATAGATGAAGCACTGGAAGGCTGTGGGCCTAGAGGCTTTTCTCT encodes:
- a CDS encoding SAVED domain-containing protein, which codes for MVVEVTRHIKRPVERELWARAAARCQFSGCNKLLYKSAVTQESVNVSQNAHIYAFSENGPRGWGLFKTKPTSLNDVSNLMLMCYDCHKKIDQKGSEDRYPADLLISWKMQHEQRIEILTGIAPDRKSNVVLYGANIGTERSPINYHGCVEAMFPNWYPATEKPVTLSMVSELKDHSEQYWQAESQHLTKRFQSKISSIIEEDSCKHFSLFALAPQPLLIKLGALLTDKIEVETYQLHREPKGWFWQDCSDDFEYIINRPQNMEGKPALVLSLSDHVSHERITRVVGPDTSIWEVTIKHPHNDFMQSKQQLSLFRKCIRKLIVEIKNTHGDATPLQIFPVMPVSCAVELGRARMPKADMPWLIYDHDIKTQQFVMAVELRGDLHE
- a CDS encoding nucleotidyltransferase domain-containing protein; amino-acid sequence: MSNTKSNDVLNTILEKIELPESAYEKAEKRYKDLGDWLHRPESTCVNFDPHVFSQGSFRLGTAIRPDSEEQYDLDMGCNLRRGLDKTSITQKQLKHQVGHELELYRNARGIKEELAEKKRCWRLEYADGLSFHMDIVPCVPESDTGRGLLKKRMVENSKFDENLAQNVSQLAVSITDNTDSTYAVVNENWRISNPEGYARWFETRMKTARLVINEREMRFKASIDSLPYYQWKTPLQQVIQLLKRHRDTMFKNNEDSKPISVIITTLAAKSYKGESDLASALNTVLSEMDDHISAQAPMIPNPVNPAEDFADKWYDEKSAQYRLQENFYKWLYQARADFSALCSSDDTQRIVNAAQNGLDLKLDSSSVARLLGIPAVTTKPTFAIQSSDPKPWFKQ